DNA from Scheffersomyces stipitis CBS 6054 chromosome 1, whole genome shotgun sequence:
cACATTCACAGGAAGAATCTCCAAGTGATGAGATCGAACGAGCTTAGCAGCTATGAAGTCATTGATTTCCGCTTTTGGGACATGTAAACGATGCGAATATGTCTGAATGAGGTTGTGGTTATAGATGTATTTGTAGAGCAAAAAAGTAGTAGCACTGAACGGCACTAGCACTACAATTGACTCGAGCATTGCATGAGAAGGAACGAAAGTAGTTGGCTATGGAGAATAAGCGAGGAAAGGATCTGAACTGAACATGAATAGAACGAAGAAACAAGTGTAAATACGATTCTCAAAAGCTGATAGATTTATGGATTGGAGAAACTCGCGTGACAAGAATCAGCTGATTGTATCAGACGTTAGAGTCGCACTGAATCTAAGAACCGCAGGAATCAAATCTATATGCAGTGCCACTATAAATCCATAAACCTACGGTAATAGGAAGTTATGGATACGAATGTTAGCTAAGATATGATCTGGTTGGAAGTAATGATCTTTACTAGTACATGGCAAACATAGGCCGGGTCTGACCTTGAAGTTTAGAATGTTCTCTTATTTTTCTCGCTAGCTTTCGCTCTTTCTAAGTCGCACTAAACCCATTCTCATAGTGAAAAAAGAGTTGTGCACGAcgctgaaaaattttgaaaatctaTATAGAACTCTCTTTATCTATTAACATATTCAATAACCGCATCGTCAACCACTAACGCAAACATATCAACATGCCCATGCGATTGAGagcagagaagaagatgaggaagCACCTCATCGAGCAGCTCAAGGCCCGGAAGGTCTTGGGTGCTCGTATAGCTCAGGGCAAGAACCAGAGTGTAGAAGAATTACAACACGAGAAGAACCTCGGACCACAGGTGtttttgttcaagaacatgTTCAGTGGGCAAGTGTTATATTCACAAGTTCCAGCATTTCACCAAGACCAGATCGACCAACAGTTTGTTCGCCCGAACTGGGAAAACAGAAAGCCTTCCAGAAGATCCGATCTCTGGAGAATCATGTGTGTAGCCAGCTTCAAGGACTACGAGCATGCCAGAGCTGCCTTTAGAGGTTTGGTTCAGTTGAGACAAGCACGTGATGTTGTCCAGCAGAAAGAAGCCAAGGCgttgagaaagaagaatgacGACGGAAACACCTGGTACGCTGGCCAGTATAGACCCACCTATTCCCAAGAAGCTGTCGCAGACTTAGCTCATGTgattgaagagttcaacTTAGAAGGCACGAAGTTGTTGTGGGAAAATGCATGGAGAAGAGGCGAGGATAAACACTGGAGACTCGACTTGGTTGAGCACGACACTTTACCTCCTTTCAACCCCAGAGACCAGAGCATTTTGTTGGATGAGGTAAGCAAGTTGGCTGTAGAGGAGTTTGCCAAGCTTAGACAGGCAGAAGCTGTTGAAGCTCAAACTGGAGTCACAGAGCTGGCTTAAACATTGTAGATAGCCATTGTACATAGTTCATGAAGATACGCATGATAAAGCCGtaacaagaaagagaatgtagaagaatttgtaGAGAATCACGAAGTTAATGAAATATGATTCATTTAGACGGAAGGTATTCCTAGAATTGGTGCTATTgaaagaagctgaagaataTTAAGCCCTGTTCGTCCATGTCGAGAGAGACATGGGTTACCGGGCGATTGTAGATATGAAATGTTCcaaattttccaattgtcCAAAATTTCTATCTGGTAACTGTCACATGTGTGTTGTGCCAGAAATATATGCCATTTACTCTACTTTCCTCTGAATTGACAATGCTCCTTTCGACTTAAGAAACACTTAAATCTCGTAATctgaagttcaattcgCAGCCAGTATCTACCGACTAGCAGGAGCTTACATGCAGTACACGGACTTCAATGAAAGAAATATAGGCATGAAAGTTTGGGTACTTGCAAGCAGACGGGGGAAAAGACAGTACATATGTATAGAgaacatcaacaagtcaGACAGAGCCCCTTGTTTCAGAACTCCTTCGTCTCCTGGTCCAATGATAGAACAACTAAAGTATAAGAGAAGATCACGTGATTACACTATATGCAGAACTACGGGGTTTGACATTCTACCGATAGCCAACTCCATTTAACATACTAGTGATGGGGTTCATTTTCTCGAGATTGTAAGGCAGAATTGTATCGTCGTTATACGACAGGGAAGAGCTTGTTTGTTCTCGAGAAGAAAGGGACAAACTCCATGCCAAACCTGTGGCTGATACCACGATCGGCTCGGGCCACAGCAAACACCGACTACATCACGTGCAGCGGGCGTTCCACACTTGGAAAGTGCCTGTGGTCATCTGACATGCCCTAATTAGTCCACAACATCCGATCATAGTTAAGGCCcgacaagaagaaaaaaaattgattATCAGCTCCACACTGTGGATTAGGATTAGCCGTGGACACCTCACAATTAGTTGTTGATATTGCTAGCCAGTTTGGACTGCTCAactttgttttcttgagCTTTGAGCCTCTTAATTTTCAcaaattttcaagtttgaagaacCTCTCGAATCCTGACAAACTTTCCAACTTcacttccaacttcacttccaacttcacttccaagttcatttccaagttcatttccaagttcatttccaagttcatttcCAACATCATTATTCCCTCTACTGTAAATACCCTTTGATTCATGGATTTTTACTACCGCAAGCTGATGGGCAATGGCACTGTTGCCAGCAAGTTCCGCTTGAACAGCATCCAGCTCAATCAGTCCAACATGCGTGTTCACCAGAAAGAGCCTTCTATTAGCAAGAGTCAGAGCCAGATACCAGAAAATGACAATAGACAGATACGAAACCAACATTCAAATGTCTCGAGACAAGAAAAGGTCGCAGAAAACAAAGCCGCTAATAACTCGAATGTAGAAAGAACGCAGGAATCCAAAACGGACTATGTCTCCAGTTCGTCCTCATTGAGCTCTTCTCCAAAACCTAGAAATCCAAGTGTTAGTGCTGAAATAACTAATGTTGGTAACAaaaacagcagcagcaatatTAAAGGCAAATCTATTGACTCTAATGTCAACGTTACGAATGGAGATGCTACTGCTAAGATTGCTACTGATTCAAATAAATACGAATCAAACCTACATACCttctacaacaataatCAAAACCAACAGCCTTCAGAAATCACTTCAAAAATGGCTCTGGAGCCAGCAGATAATTATCCCATAGAAAGTCCCGAAACTCACCACCCCAGCAATTGTATTCGTTGCTATcggttgaagaaaaagtgtTCCAGACAGTATCCCAAATGTTCTACATGTACCAAAGGGCATTTTGACTGTGAATACGTAACTAGGTCTAACAAACGTAAACGCAGGAAAAAGGCGGATTTGAATAATCTCGAGAACACTATTGATTTAACTCAAAACAGTGACATCGAAAATCAGAATGAAATCGAACCTGATCTTGTAGAACATAGCAACGCTCCTTCGTCTACGattttccatatagaagcTACGGGAAAAGATGGTAATGTAGATAAACTGGTTGTGGCACATAAATTAGTATCTGTATCGTCTCTTCTTACCGACGAAACTCCAGATCCTTCAAAATTGGTCTCTACTCATGAATCATCTCGACCTAGAAAAGTTCCCTCAGCTGCCCTTTCAAGTATGgccagaagaacaagagaacACAACGAATCACTAGCGGAAAAACTGACTAAGAAGCTCTTCCATCCTCTAAAGACAAACCTCAATGATGATTTCATCACCGTATTACCCATGAAGAACTATATCTCCGCCACATTTGTATACAATTACTTTGAGAATTTTGGCTCCAAATACCCTTTCGTTAACAAGGAAGAATTCATGCAGCGATTTGTAAAGATCGACTTTAACAAGGAGGCTATCGTCAACTTGGATATTTATATGGTAATGAGCATTGGCTGTATCATATATGATTCATATAGCAATGTGCTGCTTTTCgacaaattcttcaaggaaTCCATAATAGAGTCTATTGTGGACGGATTAGATTTTACCTTTAACGGAcaaaatagcgagaaagaagaacttcaaaaCTTGGAATTAATAACCCTCCTCACAATCTACAGTATTGCGTCTTTGAACAAACAGAATTGCTGGGCTCTTGTGGGAGTTTTGAATAGATTGGCCCTTCAATTGGATCTATACAAAGCAACGGACAATGTGCGAAAACAGAGACTTTTCTGGTCTATCCACAATATCGAGATGGAATTGAGCTTGTTGCTAAACAAGCCCGCACAGACTCCTCAAGATAAGTTTATCACTTTAGACTACCCATTGAAAAATAAGTATTTTAAATGCGAAGAAGAGGTGCTACTTTCACATGAGATATGGTATGCCAAAATCCAAGAGAAGATTCTTGTATTGCAATTGTCTAACGATGATGACAAACAGAAATTGGTGACATTGTCCTCTGAGATTGAGAAGTGGAGAGTTGGTATAAGTGGAGTGGTTCATCGAGTATATAGAGAATCGctgctcttgaagaactataccgacttgatcaatttaAATTACTACTATTTGCTTGTGGAGCTAGATCAACTTTCTCCTAACAAATCCTTCCAATTCACATTACAATTTGTTTCCAACTCGTTTTCAATTCTTACTTCAAatgcagaagttgaaatcgACAACGAAGACCAAAAC
Protein-coding regions in this window:
- the STB6 gene encoding SIN3 binding protein; translated protein: MDFYYRKSMGNGTVASKFRLNSIQLNQSNMQKVAENKAANNSNVERTQESKTDYPADNYPIESPETHHPSNCIRCYRLKKKCSRQYPKCSTCTKGHFDCEYVTRSNKRKRRKKADLNNLENTIDLTQNKATGKDGNVDKSVVAHKLVSVSSLLTDETPDPSKLVSTHESSRPRKVPSAALSSMARRTREHNESLAEKSTKKLFHPLKTNLNDDFITVLPMKNYISATFVYNYFENFGSKYPFVNKEEFMQRFVKIDFNKEAIVNLDIYMVMSIGCIIYDSYSNVSLFDKFFKESIIESIVDGLDFTFNGQNSEKEELQNLELITLLTIYSIASLNKQNCWALVGVLNRLALQLDLYKATDNVRKQRLFWSIHNIEMELSLLLNKPAQTPQDKFITLDYPLKNKYFKCEEEVLLSHEIWYAKIQEKILVLQLSNDDDKQKLVTLSSEIEKWRVGISGVVHRVYRESSLLKNYTDLINLNYYYLLVELDQLSPNKSFQFTLQFVSNSFSILTSNAEVEIDNEDQNSGSKKPVVRLSLASSLFWYKKLFKVVRFNMDSLSRMIASTTTVKFDFGIKLNEFRSNISLITNLLKYV
- the MHR1 gene encoding protein involved in mitochondrial homologous DNA recombination (Involved in mitochondrial homologous DNA recombination. Binds to activation domains of acidic activators. Presence in RNA pol II holoenzyme may help recruit an Ssn3-active form of the holoenzyme to target promoters.); this translates as MPMRLRAEKKMRKHLIEQLKARKVLGARIAQGKNQSVEELQHEKNLGPQVFLFKNMFSGQVLYSQVPAFHQDQIDQQFVRPNWENRKPSRRSDLWRIMCVASFKDYEHARAAFRGLVQLRQARDVVQQKEAKALRKKNDDGNTWYAGQYRPTYSQEAVADLAHVIEEFNLEGTKLLWENAWRRGEDKHWRLDLVEHDTLPPFNPRDQSILLDEVSKLAVEEFAKLRQAEAVEAQTGVTESA